One genomic window of Deltaproteobacteria bacterium includes the following:
- a CDS encoding MATE family efflux transporter gives MKNKSLDLGKGRIFPLLLKMSWPSISAMFAMALYNLIDTFWLTRLSPQAMAALTICFPIQMVFAAIGIGTGVGAGSFAARMFGAGQHLRAKQTAGQAILLSSLLGLLIIVITLAYHDKILILFGATGDILPLARQYLVTIVFGSPFLLFLMIANNLLRAEGNPSASMYIILTMSIIGAILDPFLIFGLGPFPQMGIRGAAISAVLAYFIAGLLSLYYLHLKSSRYALNRRDLMPNVSIIASIYQTGFPSVVMNLVFSLVLIVYNHILANFGSLAIATLGLCFRINGLVVMVLFGMGQGLMPMVGFNEGAKLYGRLMETVNVAVKISVIFSITVFLLFEIFAHSILALFTNDTELLEIAVPALRIFVSMLLLIGPNIMWINMFIGLGKGLTSMVLLLIRDAVLLIPMLLLLPSFFGLNGVWMAQPLSNVFAFVIIYFWKKREFSMIVKKI, from the coding sequence ATGAAAAACAAAAGCCTTGATCTCGGAAAAGGGCGTATCTTCCCCCTGCTCCTGAAAATGAGCTGGCCCTCCATTTCTGCCATGTTTGCAATGGCTCTGTACAATCTCATCGATACCTTCTGGTTGACCAGACTCAGTCCGCAGGCTATGGCAGCATTGACCATCTGTTTTCCTATCCAGATGGTGTTCGCTGCTATCGGTATAGGAACCGGTGTCGGCGCCGGCTCCTTTGCAGCCCGCATGTTCGGCGCCGGACAGCACCTGAGAGCTAAGCAAACTGCAGGTCAGGCGATTCTCCTCTCCTCTTTACTGGGATTACTGATAATCGTCATTACCCTTGCGTATCACGATAAAATCCTGATTCTCTTTGGCGCTACCGGAGATATACTTCCTTTAGCAAGGCAATATCTTGTTACAATTGTTTTCGGCTCCCCTTTTTTATTGTTCCTGATGATAGCGAACAACCTTTTGCGTGCCGAAGGCAACCCAAGCGCATCCATGTATATCATCCTGACCATGTCAATAATCGGCGCGATCTTGGATCCCTTTCTTATCTTCGGATTGGGGCCATTTCCCCAAATGGGTATTCGTGGTGCAGCAATTTCTGCCGTCTTAGCTTATTTTATTGCGGGTCTCTTATCTCTTTATTACCTTCATCTAAAGTCGTCCCGTTATGCATTAAACCGGCGCGATCTGATGCCCAATGTATCGATAATAGCTTCTATCTATCAGACCGGATTTCCTTCTGTTGTAATGAATCTTGTCTTTAGTCTCGTATTGATAGTCTATAATCATATCCTCGCTAACTTCGGCTCACTTGCCATAGCGACCCTCGGCCTCTGTTTTCGCATCAATGGACTTGTTGTTATGGTTTTGTTTGGCATGGGACAAGGATTAATGCCAATGGTCGGTTTCAATGAAGGCGCCAAACTCTATGGACGACTGATGGAAACAGTTAATGTCGCGGTTAAAATATCTGTTATTTTTTCTATAACAGTTTTTTTACTATTCGAAATATTTGCTCACTCTATTCTTGCACTCTTCACCAATGACACCGAGCTTTTAGAAATAGCCGTGCCCGCATTGAGAATCTTCGTTTCCATGCTCTTGCTGATCGGTCCAAATATTATGTGGATCAATATGTTCATTGGACTTGGCAAAGGATTAACATCCATGGTTTTGTTGCTCATACGAGATGCGGTATTGTTGATACCTATGCTCCTCTTGCTTCCATCATTTTTTGGCTTAAATGGCGTTTGGATGGCACAACCTCTTTCTAATGTATTTGCTTTCGTTATAATTTATTTCTGGAAGAAAAGAGAATTCAGTATGATCGTAAAGAAGATATAA
- the miaA gene encoding tRNA (adenosine(37)-N6)-dimethylallyltransferase MiaA — MTYNLIVILGATASGKTKLAVRLARDMGSEIISADSRQVYRGMDIGTGKDLSEYLVDGAAIQYHLINIVDPDYEFNVFEYQRIFSRCFNDISSRGLMPIMVGGTGLYIESIIKGYRMLEVPENPTLRKELENEDMQKMVERFRKLNPAVHNTTDLLDRKRLIRAIEILEYTKYKGSERKPTIPMILPLVIGIRWERSILRQRITNRLKERLSSGMVDEVKKLYASGIGWDKLNYFGLEYRYVSLYLQGEMSYNDMFHKLNTRIHQFAKKQETWFRRMEKNGVEIHWINGDDYDSVKKIAECMMK; from the coding sequence ATGACATATAATTTGATAGTAATTCTGGGAGCAACTGCATCGGGAAAAACTAAACTTGCAGTTCGCCTGGCAAGAGATATGGGATCTGAGATTATATCGGCAGATTCTCGTCAGGTCTACCGGGGGATGGATATAGGAACCGGCAAGGATTTGAGTGAATATCTGGTTGATGGAGCAGCCATACAGTATCATCTCATAAATATTGTCGATCCGGACTATGAATTCAATGTTTTTGAGTACCAGCGGATTTTTTCCCGTTGCTTCAACGATATTTCCTCACGGGGTTTAATGCCTATTATGGTGGGTGGAACCGGTCTATACATTGAATCAATAATAAAGGGATACAGGATGCTCGAAGTTCCAGAAAATCCGACACTCAGAAAGGAGCTTGAAAATGAGGATATGCAGAAAATGGTGGAGCGATTTCGAAAGCTCAATCCTGCTGTTCACAACACCACGGATTTATTGGATAGGAAACGACTTATACGCGCAATAGAAATACTGGAGTATACAAAATATAAAGGAAGTGAACGCAAACCGACCATTCCAATGATACTTCCACTGGTGATCGGTATCCGATGGGAGCGTTCAATATTACGTCAGAGAATTACGAACCGTCTAAAAGAGAGATTAAGCTCAGGCATGGTTGACGAGGTAAAAAAACTTTATGCCTCCGGAATTGGGTGGGATAAACTTAATTATTTTGGTCTCGAGTATCGTTATGTCAGCCTCTATCTCCAGGGTGAGATGAGCTATAATGACATGTTTCATAAACTGAACACTCGTATACACCAATTTGCAAAGAAGCAGGAAACATGGTTCAGGCGTATGGAAAAAAACGGGGTTGAAATTCATTGGATAAACGGCGATGATTATGACTCAGTTAAAAAAATAGCTGAATGTATGATGAAATAA
- a CDS encoding peptidylprolyl isomerase, which yields MVYQKYIRNFFIAACLIMLALGGCGSKEEKSGSEKAELQKPEVQQSEQSSSESTVSSSITQSAGSGIVIDVDGAKLTKEQLESEVKKKMSIIKKQVPADRQQQVKENVRKQVINDFTVRTLLANEVNRLNLSVIDSEVTEAVDRLKSSLPKGMTIDDLMKKNKITKEKMQEEIRFGIKINKLVLSQMSGKTKPTEKEINKFYQKNKEKFKMPESVHVRHILVAKAAGDDDKVKTEKKTKAEDLRKQLVAGADFAVIAKNNSDCPSKQTGGDLGVFSHGEMVKQFEDAAFSQKVNAIGPVVETEFGYHIIQVLERHDSKTLSLDDKMKANISAFLEQQKQQEGFDAMLKKLRSKANIVVYQN from the coding sequence ATGGTATACCAAAAATATATACGTAACTTCTTTATCGCTGCCTGCCTCATTATGCTTGCATTAGGCGGTTGCGGATCAAAAGAAGAGAAGTCGGGAAGTGAAAAAGCTGAATTACAGAAACCGGAGGTTCAGCAGTCAGAACAGTCTTCTTCTGAGTCAACGGTTTCATCATCGATAACGCAATCAGCAGGATCTGGGATCGTCATTGATGTTGACGGCGCGAAATTGACAAAGGAACAATTGGAATCGGAAGTTAAGAAAAAAATGTCAATAATAAAAAAGCAGGTGCCTGCTGATCGTCAACAGCAAGTCAAAGAGAATGTTCGGAAGCAGGTTATTAATGACTTTACAGTAAGGACTCTTCTCGCAAATGAGGTTAACAGACTTAACCTCAGCGTAATCGACAGTGAGGTTACAGAAGCTGTTGATCGACTTAAGAGCAGCCTTCCTAAAGGTATGACAATTGATGATCTCATGAAGAAGAACAAGATAACTAAGGAAAAAATGCAAGAGGAGATCCGTTTCGGAATTAAAATCAACAAGCTGGTTCTGTCGCAGATGTCAGGCAAAACTAAACCTACGGAGAAGGAAATAAACAAATTTTATCAAAAGAATAAGGAAAAGTTTAAGATGCCTGAGTCCGTTCACGTTCGACATATACTCGTGGCAAAGGCAGCCGGAGATGATGATAAGGTAAAAACGGAAAAAAAGACAAAGGCTGAGGATTTACGAAAACAACTGGTTGCAGGCGCCGACTTTGCCGTTATTGCCAAGAATAATTCTGATTGTCCAAGCAAGCAAACTGGTGGTGATTTAGGTGTGTTTTCACACGGTGAAATGGTCAAGCAATTTGAAGATGCTGCCTTTTCACAAAAAGTAAATGCCATAGGGCCAGTTGTTGAAACTGAGTTCGGTTACCATATAATCCAGGTCTTAGAGCGGCACGACTCGAAAACACTTAGTCTTGATGACAAGATGAAAGCAAATATTTCTGCCTTTCTCGAACAACAGAAGCAGCAAGAAGGCTTTGATGCCATGTTGAAAAAATTGAGGTCTAAGGCTAACATCGTCGTTTATCAGAATTAA
- the panB gene encoding 3-methyl-2-oxobutanoate hydroxymethyltransferase: MSKQASMNKITTAVIRDMKRKGEKISMLTAYDYPTAQIVDEAGVDIILIGDSLGMVVLGYESTLPVTMEEMIHHTKAVSRAAKHAMVVGDMPFMSYQVSVEDALYNAGRFLQEAGAQGVKLEGGRDVAEITRRITSAGIPVMAHLGLTPQSVHQFGGYKVQGKEERAAKRIIEDAKILEEAGAFSVVLECVPSTLAKEVTQSLTIPTIGIGAGVDCDGQVLVLHDMLGMFEKFIPKFVKSYANLNVQMKEAVTQYIDEVRNGIFPEKKHSF; encoded by the coding sequence ATGAGCAAACAGGCCAGCATGAATAAGATCACAACCGCCGTAATTCGCGACATGAAAAGAAAGGGCGAAAAAATCTCAATGTTGACAGCCTACGATTATCCAACTGCTCAGATTGTCGATGAGGCAGGTGTCGATATTATACTCATTGGAGATTCGCTGGGGATGGTTGTCTTAGGATATGAAAGTACCCTACCCGTTACCATGGAAGAAATGATTCATCATACAAAGGCAGTGTCCCGTGCAGCAAAACACGCTATGGTTGTCGGTGATATGCCCTTTATGTCTTATCAGGTTTCTGTCGAGGATGCACTATATAACGCCGGTCGCTTTCTCCAGGAAGCCGGCGCGCAGGGCGTAAAACTCGAAGGAGGCAGAGATGTGGCCGAAATCACGAGAAGAATCACCTCGGCGGGGATTCCTGTAATGGCACATCTTGGACTCACACCTCAATCTGTTCACCAGTTTGGTGGATACAAAGTTCAGGGAAAAGAAGAAAGAGCTGCGAAAAGAATTATAGAAGATGCCAAGATACTTGAAGAAGCTGGTGCCTTTTCGGTTGTTTTAGAATGTGTGCCGTCGACACTGGCAAAAGAAGTTACACAATCCCTTACGATACCTACAATTGGCATAGGCGCCGGTGTTGATTGCGACGGCCAGGTGCTTGTTCTCCATGATATGCTGGGGATGTTTGAAAAATTTATACCAAAATTTGTCAAGTCCTATGCAAATCTAAATGTACAAATGAAGGAGGCCGTCACTCAATATATTGACGAAGTAAGAAATGGCATCTTTCCAGAGAAGAAACACTCGTTCTGA
- a CDS encoding DUF2520 domain-containing protein: MRKDTVAILGLGKVGTAIGFLLKSSGYRIVSVASRSASSLNRGITYTGGKPYKNFSDAAAQAECILITTSDDAIASVCEKISSKGSINPGKKVIHMSGAGGLNLLESAHNAGANIACIHPLQSFADVEGAIKNIPGSTFGITAEEKIKEWSVQMVRHLGGIPFFVSDVDKPLYHVAACIASNYLTTLMYMVKEIYRLLGLNHEDAVRAFWPLVKGTMSNIETKGTIQALTGPVSRGDIGTIKKHMHALRNKMPSFLEAYSILGILTADLGLEKKTLSPRNAELIKKILEGGIENEQTGQHE, encoded by the coding sequence ATGAGAAAAGATACTGTAGCCATCCTGGGGCTCGGTAAAGTAGGTACGGCAATCGGATTTCTCCTCAAATCATCCGGTTATAGAATAGTGTCAGTCGCTAGCAGATCTGCTTCTTCCCTAAATCGGGGCATAACCTATACGGGTGGCAAACCCTATAAGAACTTTTCTGATGCAGCCGCTCAGGCTGAATGTATTCTCATTACAACCTCAGACGATGCTATTGCCTCTGTTTGTGAGAAAATATCAAGTAAAGGAAGTATAAATCCCGGCAAAAAGGTCATTCACATGAGCGGTGCGGGAGGGCTTAATCTTCTTGAATCTGCGCATAATGCCGGCGCCAACATAGCCTGCATACATCCCCTTCAGTCATTTGCCGACGTAGAAGGCGCCATTAAAAATATTCCCGGAAGCACTTTCGGAATTACTGCCGAAGAGAAAATTAAGGAATGGTCAGTTCAAATGGTGAGGCACTTGGGTGGTATTCCCTTTTTCGTTTCCGACGTCGACAAACCCCTTTACCATGTTGCAGCATGTATTGCGTCTAACTACTTGACGACCCTTATGTATATGGTTAAAGAGATTTACCGGTTACTCGGTTTGAACCATGAGGATGCCGTTCGCGCTTTCTGGCCGCTTGTTAAGGGTACAATGAGTAATATCGAGACAAAGGGAACGATACAAGCTCTCACAGGACCGGTCTCGCGTGGAGACATTGGCACTATAAAAAAGCATATGCATGCCTTGCGTAACAAAATGCCGTCTTTTTTAGAGGCGTACAGCATACTTGGCATTCTGACTGCAGACCTTGGACTAGAAAAGAAGACCTTATCACCCCGCAACGCAGAGCTTATTAAAAAAATACTCGAAGGAGGTATAGAAAATGAGCAAACAGGCCAGCATGAATAA
- a CDS encoding HAD-IA family hydrolase, giving the protein MKHIDLMIFDLDGTLVNSGEDIVTSVNHTLKALDISTKISEEILGFVGDGVQKLIERSLGKDFQHLFNDAIGIFSAYYAEHMLDTTSLCDSVIEIMEHFHDKKKVIITNKRKYFTLEITKALGISKYFDEIIGSDSTEYKKPDQRLLLPLLEKFSAKYSDTVVIGDGVNDIMLAGNAGVLSCALLNGLTGRDILLNLNPDFACEDLSELIRIFR; this is encoded by the coding sequence ATGAAACACATTGATCTTATGATTTTTGACTTAGATGGAACCCTTGTCAATTCAGGAGAAGACATCGTCACGTCAGTAAATCACACCCTTAAAGCCTTAGATATTAGTACGAAAATATCAGAGGAGATTCTCGGTTTCGTAGGGGATGGTGTTCAAAAATTGATCGAAAGATCCCTTGGCAAGGATTTTCAACATCTATTTAATGATGCCATCGGAATATTTTCTGCATACTATGCAGAGCACATGCTCGATACGACATCATTGTGCGACTCTGTTATCGAAATTATGGAGCATTTCCATGATAAAAAAAAGGTTATTATCACAAATAAACGTAAATATTTTACGCTCGAGATAACAAAAGCTTTGGGAATCTCAAAATACTTCGATGAAATTATCGGGTCGGATAGCACAGAGTATAAAAAACCCGATCAACGTTTGTTACTTCCGCTTCTTGAAAAATTTAGTGCGAAGTATAGTGATACAGTGGTAATCGGCGACGGCGTCAATGACATAATGCTTGCCGGAAATGCGGGAGTTTTGAGTTGTGCCCTTTTAAATGGATTAACAGGAAGAGATATCCTGCTTAACCTTAATCCTGACTTTGCGTGTGAAGATCTTTCGGAGTTGATTAGAATATTCAGGTGA
- the tilS gene encoding tRNA lysidine(34) synthetase TilS: MNCNICGMINKTKKYIEKHRLLETGERVVVAVSGGPDSIALLKVLEMVSDEYRLTLIAAHLNHGLREEAGYEEQFVRGISNEMMINFECNTIDITSIKKGSGKSTEDISRIVRYQFLNDVAKKYQAQKIALGHHLNDQSETVLINFLRGSGPEGLKGMLPVRDSLYIRPLLGVSRNEILSFLDSHKIPFMNDTSNTEDVFLRNRIRHLLIPELKGKYNPKLEESLNNMADIMRLEDDYMKMITDNILSEWDVEPDDDEITIRISELKKYHKAIQRRILKILLRRSTPNSQGIGYPHIKAVLDFAYRNHPSGYLNLPHNIEVCREYDSLFISGWKKFGKINIGEKCDQLYFEVTLPGSVNVAQLGIIIIFSFVEPPVQIKADENNIVYMDYDRIVLPLIIRTGKPGDRIQPLGMKGTKKIKSFFIDEKIPINKRKRFPLLSDKESVIWIVGMKLSERVKITEKTRQILKVEIV; this comes from the coding sequence ATGAATTGTAATATTTGCGGTATGATTAATAAAACTAAGAAATACATAGAAAAACATCGTTTGCTTGAAACGGGGGAGCGTGTTGTCGTTGCAGTTTCCGGAGGACCGGATTCTATTGCCCTATTAAAAGTATTGGAGATGGTTTCTGATGAATATAGACTAACGTTAATTGCAGCACATCTCAATCATGGACTTCGAGAGGAGGCCGGCTACGAAGAACAATTCGTGCGCGGAATCAGTAACGAAATGATGATTAATTTTGAGTGTAACACCATAGATATCACATCTATTAAAAAGGGAAGTGGAAAATCCACAGAAGACATAAGCAGGATTGTAAGATACCAGTTTCTCAATGATGTAGCAAAGAAGTATCAAGCTCAAAAAATCGCACTGGGACATCATCTTAATGATCAAAGTGAGACAGTATTAATAAACTTCTTAAGGGGTAGCGGTCCCGAGGGGTTGAAGGGAATGTTACCTGTAAGGGATTCGTTGTATATCAGGCCGCTTCTTGGTGTAAGCAGGAATGAAATACTCTCATTTCTGGATTCCCATAAAATACCGTTTATGAATGACACATCAAATACCGAAGACGTCTTTCTGCGAAACAGGATCAGACATTTATTAATACCTGAATTAAAGGGAAAATATAATCCTAAACTAGAAGAAAGCCTCAACAATATGGCGGATATCATGCGTCTGGAAGATGATTATATGAAAATGATTACAGATAATATCTTGTCGGAATGGGATGTTGAACCTGACGACGATGAAATTACCATCAGGATATCCGAGCTTAAAAAGTATCATAAAGCCATTCAGCGAAGAATTTTGAAGATCCTTCTGCGTCGGTCAACGCCAAACTCTCAGGGTATTGGATATCCTCATATAAAGGCAGTTTTAGATTTCGCCTATCGTAATCACCCCAGCGGTTATCTGAATCTCCCTCATAATATAGAGGTGTGTCGCGAATATGATTCTCTTTTCATTTCCGGGTGGAAAAAATTTGGGAAAATAAATATTGGTGAAAAATGTGATCAACTTTATTTCGAGGTTACATTACCGGGTTCAGTAAATGTTGCTCAGTTAGGAATAATCATCATATTTTCATTTGTTGAGCCGCCAGTCCAGATAAAAGCTGATGAGAATAATATTGTTTATATGGATTATGATAGGATAGTTTTACCACTGATTATAAGAACTGGAAAACCGGGTGACAGGATTCAGCCTCTGGGCATGAAAGGAACAAAAAAGATAAAGTCATTTTTTATTGATGAAAAGATTCCCATTAATAAACGGAAGAGATTCCCCCTATTATCAGACAAGGAGTCGGTAATATGGATTGTAGGAATGAAACTGAGCGAACGCGTCAAAATCACGGAAAAAACAAGACAGATACTTAAAGTAGAAATTGTTTGA
- the ftsH gene encoding ATP-dependent zinc metalloprotease FtsH, which translates to MNSLQKNIALWLFISLVFVLLYHLFNQPRNAQENIIYSDFISYAEKGQVVDVTIQGEGITGKLNNGKNFKTYAPKDAGIIQLLKEKGVRIASKPADDSPWYMNVLISWVPMLLLIGVWIFFMRQMQAGGGKAMAFGKSKARLVTDKTKKVTFADVAGIDEAKAELEEVIDFLKDPKKYTRLGGRIPKGLLLVGQPGTGKTLLARAIAGEAEVPFLSISGSDFVEMFVGVGASRVRDLFEQGKKNAPCIIFIDEIDAVGRHRGAGLGGGHDEREQTLNQLLVEMDGFESNEGVILVSATNRPDVLDPALLRPGRFDRQVMVPLPDVKGREKILVVHTKKTPLSDNVDFAVIARGTPGFSGADIENLVNEAVLYAARYGKDNVTMSDFEFAKDKVMMGAERKSMVISDAEKRNTAYHESGHALVARLLPGSDPIHKVTIIPRGMALGLTQQLPVDEKHTYPKQYLLNNIVILLGGRAAEELILNEFTTGSGNDIERATNLARKMVCEWGMSEEMGPLSYGKKEEQIFLGREIGAHKDYSEKTAQRIDKEITRLVSDSYEKAKKLLSDHIDILNKIASELLEKEVLNTAELDDIIRSKMGEREETGNLKLQQKSAN; encoded by the coding sequence TTGAATTCATTACAAAAAAACATAGCGCTATGGCTGTTTATTAGTCTCGTATTTGTGTTGCTGTACCATCTTTTCAATCAGCCCAGGAATGCGCAGGAAAATATAATATATAGTGATTTTATAAGCTATGCAGAAAAAGGGCAGGTTGTTGATGTTACAATTCAGGGCGAAGGTATTACGGGTAAGCTTAATAATGGGAAGAATTTTAAGACATATGCCCCGAAAGATGCTGGGATAATTCAACTTCTCAAGGAAAAAGGTGTCAGAATTGCATCTAAGCCTGCCGATGATTCTCCCTGGTATATGAATGTCTTGATTTCCTGGGTACCTATGCTCCTTCTTATAGGGGTGTGGATATTTTTCATGCGTCAGATGCAGGCAGGTGGAGGCAAGGCAATGGCATTTGGGAAGAGCAAAGCACGTCTCGTTACGGATAAGACGAAAAAGGTGACATTTGCGGACGTAGCAGGTATCGACGAGGCCAAAGCAGAACTGGAAGAGGTGATCGATTTTCTCAAAGATCCTAAAAAATATACAAGGCTTGGTGGAAGGATACCCAAGGGTCTTCTCCTTGTTGGGCAGCCGGGTACCGGAAAAACATTACTTGCAAGGGCAATTGCAGGTGAAGCAGAAGTTCCTTTTCTGAGTATAAGCGGGTCTGATTTCGTCGAAATGTTTGTTGGTGTCGGGGCCTCCCGGGTAAGAGATCTCTTCGAACAAGGTAAAAAAAATGCCCCATGCATTATCTTTATTGATGAGATTGATGCTGTAGGCAGACACAGAGGTGCAGGCTTGGGTGGTGGTCATGATGAAAGAGAACAGACATTGAATCAGCTTCTTGTGGAAATGGACGGGTTTGAATCAAATGAGGGAGTAATTCTTGTATCAGCAACGAACCGACCCGATGTCCTTGATCCTGCACTCCTCAGGCCTGGGAGGTTTGACAGACAGGTCATGGTTCCCCTTCCAGATGTTAAAGGCAGGGAAAAGATTTTAGTAGTGCATACAAAGAAGACACCTCTTTCAGATAATGTTGATTTTGCTGTAATCGCAAGAGGAACTCCGGGGTTTTCAGGCGCCGACATCGAAAATCTTGTCAATGAAGCAGTTCTTTATGCAGCACGATACGGTAAAGATAATGTCACTATGAGTGACTTCGAATTTGCAAAAGACAAGGTTATGATGGGCGCCGAAAGAAAAAGTATGGTGATTAGTGATGCAGAAAAAAGAAACACGGCTTACCATGAATCCGGTCATGCTTTGGTGGCGAGATTATTGCCGGGGAGCGATCCTATACATAAAGTGACCATTATCCCCAGAGGCATGGCTTTGGGATTGACGCAACAATTACCTGTTGATGAGAAACATACCTATCCCAAGCAGTATCTTTTGAACAACATCGTCATTCTTTTAGGTGGCAGAGCAGCAGAAGAGCTGATCTTGAACGAATTTACCACAGGTTCCGGAAACGATATAGAGCGGGCGACAAACCTTGCCAGAAAGATGGTATGCGAATGGGGCATGAGCGAGGAAATGGGGCCTCTGAGCTACGGGAAAAAAGAAGAACAGATATTTCTCGGACGTGAAATTGGAGCACACAAAGATTACAGTGAAAAAACTGCTCAAAGAATCGACAAAGAAATAACACGATTAGTTTCAGATAGTTACGAAAAAGCAAAGAAACTTCTATCAGATCATATCGATATCCTCAACAAGATTGCATCGGAACTCCTTGAAAAAGAGGTATTGAATACTGCCGAGTTAGACGACATTATCCGGTCAAAAATGGGAGAGAGGGAAGAAACAGGAAATTTAAAACTGCAACAAAAGTCAGCAAATTAG